The following is a genomic window from Alkaliphilus sp. B6464.
TGACTTTTTCAACAATACTTTCAAATACATATCTATCAAATTTATCTAGTATTTGATTCTGCTCTAAAGTCTTCCTAAAATCTTTCAATCTTCTTTTTACAAGCCATCAATATCAGTCCAGAATTATTCAATGATTCGCTATTCTAAATTTTCAAACATCGGTTCAATATACTCTTTAATAAGTTCTATTCTATCCTTGACCTTTGGCACAAAAAGAGAAGCAATAGAAACTACCATTTTTTTCTTTGTATTGACATAAATAATATTTCCTCCATCTCCCATAGCTGCATAGCCATGCTCTTTATCATTACTAATCCACCACAAATATCCATATGGCAGATTGAGTTTTTCCCATCGGCTATGTTCCTTTGTACTCTCGTCTATCCATCTTGTTGATACAATTTGTTTTCCATTCCACATTCCCCCATCTAAGTATAATTGACCTATTTTTGCCATATCCGTAGGAGAGAGAGTAAGACCCCATCCTCCTGTATTTACTCCAGTTGAGTCAGCAACCCAGCCGCTGATATTTTTAGCTTTATTAAATGCGAGTTGTTCCTCTTTACTATGAAAAATCACATTGCTCTCAACAGTAATTCCCAGTGGCGAGAATAAATTTTCTGTTGCGAAATCAAATACAGATTGCCCAGTTGCTTTTACAAGAATGCCCGACAAAATATCTGGTCCTATGAGGGGAGTGTATCTAAATTTCCCTATCTGCCCCCTACCTCCTAATAAATCAAGTGTAAATTTTACCCAGTCATCACTCGTGAAATACTTTATGTAGGGTGCAAACTTATATTTATACGGGGCCGTCATTGTCAGCAAATTCTTAAGTGTAACATTCTGTATTGTTTTTTCTCTTCTTTTAACTATGTAATCTGGGAAAAAATCCGATACTTTCTGGTTGATACTTTTGATGTACCCTTTGTCCGTGGCAATCCCAATCAATATGGAAATAATACTTTTTGTTACTGAATAAACATGGATTCGGCTAGTAGCAGTGCAATCATTAAAGTAATTTTCATATAGTGTTTTACCGTCTTTTAGTACAACCATGCCTGCAATATTGCTATAATCATTGTTTATTTTCTTTTCCAACTCTGTCACTTTTTCTTGATTCATATAAATTTCTCCTTTATCATTTATTGTCTTTTTAGCTCAATCGTCTTTTCTTAGTTCATACTGTGAAAGTTGAGTAGTCTTGGTTTCTTGGTCTAAATATTTGACGCTTTCTTTTTAACAGGATAATAAATTTCAGTTATAAGTTCACTTTCTTTTGAAACTTGAGAAGGGTCAGTTACATATACTTCATAAAGGGCGTTGTTACATTCATAGCCTTCTTTTTCTGCCCATTCGCGTTGTTTAGTGTATACAGAAGATAGATTAGAATAAGAGCCATACAGAACTGTTTTTAAGCATAGTCCTGGGTAAAAATCTCTTGTACCTGTAACATACTCTTTTACCGGAATAGCAAATTCAGTATCTAAACCAAATAGACTAAATTCTTCACTGTGAAAAAGCACCATTGGTGGAGCAAGTATAGTTAATTTGTCATCTTGAATTTTCTTAAATAATTTACTAAAGCAATTACCATATTCTTCAGCAAATTCGTATTCATGAACCATTTTTCGAAAAGATAGAAGATACATCTTTGGTACTTCTACAAGTTGAACATCAATACTTTCCAGATATGACATAATTGATTTGCCTTGTTTCAAATTTGATATATCATTATTTAATTGGTCTAAAGTTTTTTTAAATTCCTGTACTTGTTTCTCAATTTCTTTTTTCTTTTTGGTAAGTGCTAAGTAAAGTTTTTCGTCCAGTAATTCTTCTGATTTGAGGATTGTTTTAATTTCCTCTAAAGAAAAATTGTATGATTTTAGGCGGTTGATAAATAACATCGTTTCTAATTGTTCAACAGAATAATATCTATAACCATTTTCAGGGTTGATTTCAACAGGTAGAATTAGATCTATTTCAGCATAATAACGAAGGGTCTTTGTAGACACTTTACATATATTTGAAAACTCTCCAATAGATAACATAGATTATCCTCCTTTCAGTGTATCCTATACGCTTACCTTTATCTTACACCTTACCCTAAGGGTAAAGTCAATATAATAAATAAGACTTACTTGTATTGGTATAATCATAATAAGCAATCTTAGATAGCTTATCCTTTCTAGCGTCAACATAGGTTTCTGGAATATAACCAGCTCCACTGGTAGTAAAGATTCCAGACCCGGTACAAGTTCACTTACAAAACAGCAGAGCCAGAACCTATAAAGGTTGTAATCACAGTAATCAGTGCAAGAAGTCCACTTACAATTTTTTGTGTAATTTTGTTTTCATAGTCATTTCTTCTCACTCTATATTTAATTTGGGGTACAAAAAAAGACGCTTCCTTTTACAGAAACGTCTAATATTTTCTAGGTAAAATAATATCATTTACCTAACTATTCTATTTCCATTTGTTGTGTTTCCACACTCTAAGTCTATAACCACCGAAACATTTATATAGTCTCGAATCTCCTTATTTCGTATTTTATCACCCTCACTTGTGAATAACACATGTTTGAAAAAGTACCTAAAATTAAGGATTTTCAGCCTTAGTGTCTTTGTAACAACACTACAGTCTCGACATGCCTTGAGGTGACAATAATGATGTCGTGTAAAAACACTAGTCCCTTGGCAGAACTGTTAATTTCTTATTGCATCTGCGACTAACTCAATTAACTTTAAAGCCTGACTCCCATCAATATCATATAAACCAAAAAATTCAGTAATCTCTATTCCTATCACCCTAGAATCAGTAAGAATTTCTCTTAAAAGGGTTTTTACTTCTTCAATAGAAAGACCTTCTTCACTAGGTGAGTAAACAGCATACATTTCTTTTTTTGCAATAGCATCTAAATCCAAGTGTATTAATATACTACTATCTTCTGG
Proteins encoded in this region:
- a CDS encoding MerR family transcriptional regulator, whose product is MLSIGEFSNICKVSTKTLRYYAEIDLILPVEINPENGYRYYSVEQLETMLFINRLKSYNFSLEEIKTILKSEELLDEKLYLALTKKKKEIEKQVQEFKKTLDQLNNDISNLKQGKSIMSYLESIDVQLVEVPKMYLLSFRKMVHEYEFAEEYGNCFSKLFKKIQDDKLTILAPPMVLFHSEEFSLFGLDTEFAIPVKEYVTGTRDFYPGLCLKTVLYGSYSNLSSVYTKQREWAEKEGYECNNALYEVYVTDPSQVSKESELITEIYYPVKKKASNI
- a CDS encoding serine hydrolase domain-containing protein produces the protein MNQEKVTELEKKINNDYSNIAGMVVLKDGKTLYENYFNDCTATSRIHVYSVTKSIISILIGIATDKGYIKSINQKVSDFFPDYIVKRREKTIQNVTLKNLLTMTAPYKYKFAPYIKYFTSDDWVKFTLDLLGGRGQIGKFRYTPLIGPDILSGILVKATGQSVFDFATENLFSPLGITVESNVIFHSKEEQLAFNKAKNISGWVADSTGVNTGGWGLTLSPTDMAKIGQLYLDGGMWNGKQIVSTRWIDESTKEHSRWEKLNLPYGYLWWISNDKEHGYAAMGDGGNIIYVNTKKKMVVSIASLFVPKVKDRIELIKEYIEPMFENLE